The following nucleotide sequence is from Hevea brasiliensis isolate MT/VB/25A 57/8 chromosome 7, ASM3005281v1, whole genome shotgun sequence.
ccaaaatttaaaaaaactaaAAAGAATAGAAGAACCTCAAAATCATAAACTAATTTTATAAGGGCTATTCTATTGGATGAATTGAAGAAAGTCTTAAAAATTACTAAGATGAAAAtgaattaagttatttttttaataaaagaattcttttttattttttgataaaaaaattcaAGGGGTACCCCTATTTGAGTAGTTTAGGGTACCTCCTTCAACTACTAAAAAAGATATTTTTAGAGAAAAATTTTGTATGACTTAATAATGTTAATAAATTAGGAACAATTTAAGGGGTATCCCCCTATTTAAGTAGTTTAAGGGATACCATCTTTAACTACTAAAAGaagatattttataaaaaaaaattatttaaataattttaataaattaataactatttaaggGGTATCCCCTATTTAATTAGTTTGAGGGGTACCCCCTCaaccactatatatatatatatatatatatatatagagagagagagagagagagagagagagtattcCCCCATTTAAGTAGTTAAGGGTATCCCTTACAAccactttttaaaaaaatatataaaaatttttcattcaatttaattaattaaaaatgatttgaAGAACAGAATTGGAGGGTCACCCTATGATTTTTATTGTTATCATGAATCACTTATCATAAAATAGTGAGCTTCTCAACATGCTAGACACAATCTTCTAAAACCCACATTTTGGGTAATACATGAACAAACTTgcttagaaagaattgagaaaaATGGTAACTGCTATTCTCCTCTAAGAAGCTAGATTAGCAAAATCCTTTAACCGTGCTGGTTTAGAAACTGTTCTAGTTGATCTTCTTAAAGGAGGATGAGGTGAAGGTAAAGAAAGAGAAGATGAGTCATTAGAATGAGGTAGAGAAGATAAAGAAGGTAAAGAATTAAgtggggaatgatgagaatcattATCATTGGTAGTAATATCTGTGACAGTTGATAAAGGCTCATTTGCAATATTATCAACTGGTTTGGGAAGAACAACAGAATCAGAAAAAATAATAGGAGTAGAAGAAAAAACAGAATGAAAGGGAAAATGATTTTCAAAAAATTTGACATCTCTACTTACATATATTTTCTTATCCTTCAAACTATACAACTTATACCTTTTATTCACTCctaaataattaatgaaaatagATTGAATTGCCCTAGCATCAAACTTATCCTTGTAAGGATTGAGATTGACAGCATAACACAAACAACCAAACACTCTCATATGACTATAATCTGGTGGTTTATGGTAAAGTAGCTCATATGGTGTGAGCCAATTAAAATTTTGCATAGGCAACCTATTGATGATATATGTGGCTATTAACACACATTCTGACCAAAACTCTTTAGGTAATTGTGCTTGTATCCTTAAAGCTCTGGCAGTATCTAGAAGATGCCTATGTTTTCTTTCAACAATTTCATTCTGTTGTGGGGTATAGGGACATGTTCTTTGATGAATTATACCTCTATCAGACACCAGTTGAGTAAAATTACTATTTACAAACTCAGCACCACTATCAGTCCTAATAATCTTGACCATAGCATCAAACTGAGTGTTAACCAACTGAAGAAATTTAGATATAGTAGCAACACTTTGAGACTTGTTATGTAACATGTAAGTCCAAGTAGCTCTAGTCTTATCATCAACTATGGTAAGAAAATATTTGGCCCCAGTGACTGAAGTAACTTTATAAGGTCCCCAAATATCTATATGAACTAACTCAAACTCATGTTGTGCTTGTGTCTCTCTAAAAGGAAAAGGGAATCTACTTTGTTTTGCCAAAGGACACACAAAACAATCAAAAGATTTGTCTCCTGAAATACACCCTTCAATTCCCAAAATGTGATTCATTTTCTTGACTGACACATGCCCTAATCTAGCATGTAAAGTAGAGATATCAACTTTGGAAACAACATTAGAACTAGAACAAGTGTAATTCTCTTTATTGATTCTTGAATTAGAGATCATGGTATTTACAGGTGAAGAAATCAAGAAATTGTTTTGCAGACTCAACAAACAATCATTTATACTAGAAGCCAAAAAACCAGATTTATCTAGCTTATAGAGCCTTGCAACTTCATGTACCACCGCTATCACTTTCTCAGTTTGAAGGTCCTGAAAGAGACAAAAAGAGGGATAAAAAATAAGTGTGATTCTAGTTGTTTTTAACAATTTACTGACTGATAGTAAATTGTACTTGAATTGTGGCAAATAAAAAATATCATGAAGGCAAATGTTAGAGCTCAACATTATGGTACCTACTTGTGAAACTTGATTTTTAGTACCATCAGGTAAATGAACTGTGATAGGGTTAGGTAAGGTTTGAAAGGAATTAAAAAGGTTTTGGACAGGTGACATATGGTCAGTGGCACCTGTGTCTATGATCCATGAACAGACATCTAATTCACTTACACAACATGCATTAATAAGACTAAAATTACTAGCAAAAGATGTGATAATATGAAGAATAGTGTTGCCTAAATAATTCTTATTGACAGGTCCCATAACATTAGCTGCCACAGATGCCTTTCCCTTTATCAACCTTGGTAATTCTTGTTGAATTGACCCCAATCTCACACTTAGATCTTTAATACTGTGATTATCTTCACAAGCCTCTAGTGGCGTATCCACTGCATTAATATTTGTAAACGACTGATCTGCCCTAACTACCTGTGCTGCAGTAGATTTATATTGTCTAGGTTGATTCTTATTCCTAGACTTCCACCAATCTGGATATCCAACCAACTTGAAACAATTCTCCCTTATATGCCCATCCATATTGCAGTAATTGCAATGTCCCTTCTTAGGATCATATTTCTTCTATTCTTTCTTAATACCTTGCCCCTTAGAAAATAAAGCCACCTCACCAGTTAATTCAGAAAAATTAAATGCAATTTGTTTGTGAGCTTCAAACTTTATAACCATCGAGTAAGCCTTGTTTATTGATGGAAGAGGATCTGTCAACAAAATCTGATTCCTTGCCTGTTCAAAACTCTCATCAAGTCCCATGAGAAACTGCATCAATTTGTTCCTATCAGTTATATCTGCAATTTCTTTTGCAACACCACAACTACATGCAGTCAAGCACTCAATCGACGCAAGCTCATCCCAAAGCTTTTTCAATCTTGTAAAATATTTAGCCACTGATCCATTTCCTTGACTAATTGAACTTATTTTCCTTTGAATATGGTAAATCAAAGGTCCATTATTCTCTCCATACATCTTAGTTATTTCATTCCACAATTCCCTAGCTGAAGCAGTGTATATGAATGCCTCTACCAACTCCTTCGACATAGAGTTTAAGATCCAGGATGTAACCATGTAGTCACATCGTTTCCACTTCTCATAACCCTCAGATCCCTCTTCTGGTTCCAGAATAGAACCATCCACAACCCTAACTTCTGTTTGGCTCCCAATGCTATTTTCATAGCATGACACCAAGATCGAAAATTACTCCTTATCAATGGTGCCGAAACTAGAATCGGATAGTCGGACCCTAGCAAACTCATTGGATCTCCGCTACCCTGATTCCGAGTAGCTTCGCGTTCTACCGTCGCAGAATTTCGATCTCGATTAACAACTTCTTCATCCATTTCCTCAACTCAATCTTCCAGCTTCTTTAGATTTGCTCAAAGAAACAAACCCTAGAATTGAACTCGCTCTGATACCATGAACAAACTTgcttagaaagaattgagaaaaATGGTAACTGCTATTCTCCTCTAAGAAACAGAATACAGAGTCTGTGTCTTTATATACAAGTCTAGCACACATGCTGCGCATGTGAAAgtaaaagagaaaagagaaaaaataagTTACAACAGCTGTGGGACAACTTATATGACAAGCCACCTATTTTAATCCAGCTCAGCAGTCTTCTACAATACAAGCATTACCTCATATGAGAACTGGGGAACTTTCATTTACTAAATACATTACTAGTTCAACACCACCTCCTCACCCCGCTATTGAATATTATCACCACATTCTCACAAGTGAGATAATGAGATTTGTTTATGATACAAAACCAAAATGCAAGAATTATTACATAATAAAACAAAACATCAAAGGGCAAAATGAGTGTCAACTTTGTTGTTGAATATCCAATGCTTGagtaaaatcaaaaagtaaaaaagaaACACCATTATATATCATTTTTAAATACCATAATGAAACTCATTCCTAAACTAAGATCAAGAAgtagtcaataagatcaaatagaatgaaaagagaaaggaaatagattctCAAATCACATCACTAAATACCCACTTCCAATAGCATGGTTTAATCACATCTTTTCATGATGGGAGTGTAGCAAGTAACCCCAAAATGAAATATTAGCTTCAACGAGACTTAAGAGCTTTGAATAGTCTATTATTCGTGGAAGATAGCACAAGCAATTATGGCAAATCCTTAGATCCCAATGAATTTATACCCGGCCTTTTAAGTGACGAAACGGTGATCGATTCCCTTTATCCTCTTGTGCTAGTGGCGAGGAAGCCGTGTGTCAAACACCAAAAGGAGATCAGTTAGCAAGTCTTTGAAGGAGTGAGCATGTAGTGTGGTATGTCTCTGGTGAAGGAGAAGAGAACTGAGAAGGGAATGTTGTTTGACGAACAAAATGAGGTCTAGAGAAGAATGGTGTAGAGGGTCTGCAAGGGAAAAGTCGATTGAAATGGGTATGTTAATTTCAGTAAAGAGAGGGAAAAATGACGTGATGATTTGGGTTTGTTGATTTTGTGGTGTGAAATAGTGTTGAAGATcagagaaaggggaaattgatttTGATAGTGTAAATGGCTTTGTAAGCAAAGGAAAGGATGTGAGGGAATGGAGTTTAGGAAGAAGAGATGAGGGGTTTGCTTTGTGAAAATAGGGGATTGCATAGAAGAGTGGTATTGGGTAGAGAATGAGAAGGCAAAGGGAAAGGGTGAAACAATAGTGATAAACTCCCTCCTTTTCTGGTTGAATagtgtagggtatttatagggacccaACTAATTTTAAGGGCTCAGATTTAAGACTTTAAATGGAGGGTGGAGATTAAGGCAGACAATTTATTTTATCACTTTTTATTCTAAAGCTgtcaaattaaactaaaaaaaaaaatatatcaaaggCCAAGATCAAATTAGGACAATTTTGTCCTTATTGCTTTTTTAATCCAAGGGTTAAGAATCTAtccttataaattaaattaaaggtagaaaataaattatactaatttatctttatttttactttaattaattttgatcctaATACTACCCGTCCAAAATCCAAGTCAAATAATCAAATTTATGTCCAATGTAACAGTAAAAAAGTCCGACAATGTTTAGATGGTCAAGAGGTCAAACGAGCCGAATAAAAATAAGACCAGATAAAACCTTCATTCACCCAACAAGGCGAACGAAAGTTATACCGAGCAACAACCATGCCAATAATCAAGCAGAGTCCGAATCTCATGGACCGAGCGATAATCACGCCAGCAATCAAGCAAAGAGCAGATTCATAGAGACAATCTTGAAAATTTAGCTAAGATTGCCTCTATAAACGAAGCAATGACTATTTCCCTAAAAAGTCTATAAATACCAACTAAGTGACCAGAAACAGGTATGCGTATTCTAATTCTCCAAATCTTAGTACAAGTTCTCTAAACATTCCAAAAAACAATCCTCTGACTTGAGCATCGGAGTGACCTGTCAGAAAGCCATCCACCTCATCTTTTTTTTCTGTATTACAGGTTCCTGTGGTATTAGGACAAGGCCCCTGAACTTCCCAGTAGCATCAGATCCAATGATAGAAAATTTTTCCTTACAAAAAAGAAATCAAGGTTGAAAATTAAAGAGTACTAAAATGCTTAACTCAATCAATGGCTAAAAATAAAAGCTTTAAAAATTAAGGGCTAGGATTAAAAAGTAtcaaattttgtttttattatttttaatttaatagtctaaaattaacacataaaatttaaaggtcaaaattaaaaattttcattttctttttttttttctttttattttaaattaacaaATCAAAGTTGACAAGAAGATGGAATTAAAATCCAATTAAAAATCAAGATTAAGAaaagttgaaaattaaaattaaaattgaaatttatctaaaaataataacttgatcaataaaattatatatatttttttaacttttagagtttttttttttaaattgtaattttttgaatttttttaaaggcacaaatatggtgtctacactaatcttttgtgaaaatttaatattatttctttTGCATGGATTTgctttttgagtttttttttttattattatcattgaATTAGGTGTTTTGCTTAAtgatagaaattataaattttttattcatgAGAATATCAAAATCTGATATTTTCTAAATCGAATTTATAGAAAAATCATAAAGTTAAAAAGTAATAGATTATCACTTAGTGAAACATGATTTTCTCTTAATCGATAAATAAAATGCTATGTTAACGTGATCAAATCTTTCAAATcaagaaaattataattatattttttataagtgattcatctaaattttttttatataaaattaaagtagtataaaattttatactttaaaattatattttatctctatttaataaaaattttatttttatttttttttttaaatatatctgAAGAAAAAAACAAAGGctccttaaaaaaaaaagaattcaaaGGCAATCAATCATCCCGTccataaattcaattgaaaaggaCACATAACGTACTTTATTGTGCAAAACCAACTTTCACATCATACCCACCTAAAAAGATCTAATGATACTGGTCTTTTACATATAATATCACAATTTTAATTAAGCATAttgtgcaaaaaaaaaaaaaaaaaaactttaatcaAGTATATTTTTGGGCAATCTCACAGAGACGATCACACAACTCTTTTGGTTTACAGAACATAGGCATATGATCAGAACCTTCAATCTTTATCACTTCTTCAACAGTATAATTTGAAATCATCCATTGCTGAAACTCCAGTGGAATTCCTTTGCCTCTTCGCAGATGACATATACTCGGCTAACTGATCCATACCCTTCATTAGAGAAATTTTTTGCGTTGGACAAATCGTGTAGGAACAGTGATGATGGCCTCACCAAAGTCTTTGCCAATTCAAGATCCTCAATGGGACTTAGATGATAGAGCTTGGAGGATATGAATATTGGGCCAAAAAACATTGAAGTTTGATGCTGAA
It contains:
- the LOC131181386 gene encoding uncharacterized protein LOC131181386 is translated as MDEEVVNRDRNSATVEREATRNQGSGDPMKVRVVDGSILEPEEGSEGYEKWKRCDYMVTSWILNSMSKELVEAFIYTASARELWNEITKMYGENNGPLIYHIQRKISSISQGNGSVAKYFTRLKKLWDELASIECLTACSCGVAKEIADITDRNKLMQFLMGLDESFEQARNQILLTDPLPSINKAYSMVIKFEAHKQIAFNFSELTGEVALFSKGQGIKKE